A window of Rhabdothermincola salaria contains these coding sequences:
- a CDS encoding thiolase C-terminal domain-containing protein, with translation MALRQAAITGVGYTPLEKRSGRSVLDLATEACRGAIDDAGLAPTQVDGVASFAVMHDSVPTQAVATTLALPQLRFSLDIDLGGQAPCHLVTQAAAAIATGQADHVVVFRALNGRSGNRVGTMQFHGMGAQHRYPIGYDAYLMYVGMFGQRFLHETGQGELDTAAVAVSQRQWAERNDRAYRRHPLTVDEYLAAPFVAEPYRGPDCTVEVDGACAVVVSALDVARDLAHPPAVVASGTYRGGPRPGLDIGDHLLWDDYTRNYTSYLADDLYGRAGVSAADVQFAEIYDCFTTTVLMGIEGLGLAERGQSGELFRSGATGPGGVFPVNTHGGLLSEGYLHGMNTVAEAALQVQGRGGERQVARHEVAVVTSGALMDGSAMILTADR, from the coding sequence GTGGCTCTGAGGCAGGCAGCGATCACCGGCGTGGGGTACACGCCGCTCGAGAAGCGATCCGGGCGGTCGGTGCTCGACCTGGCCACCGAGGCGTGCCGGGGGGCCATCGACGACGCCGGCCTGGCGCCGACCCAGGTCGACGGCGTGGCCAGCTTCGCGGTGATGCACGACTCGGTGCCCACCCAGGCGGTGGCCACCACGCTCGCCCTGCCCCAGCTGCGGTTCTCGCTCGACATCGACCTCGGCGGGCAGGCCCCCTGCCACCTCGTCACCCAGGCCGCGGCCGCCATCGCCACCGGCCAGGCCGACCACGTCGTGGTGTTCCGGGCCCTCAACGGCCGCTCCGGCAACCGGGTGGGCACCATGCAGTTCCACGGGATGGGGGCCCAGCACCGCTACCCGATCGGCTACGACGCCTACCTCATGTACGTGGGCATGTTCGGCCAGCGCTTCCTGCACGAGACCGGCCAGGGCGAGCTCGACACCGCGGCGGTGGCGGTGTCACAGCGCCAGTGGGCCGAGCGCAACGACCGCGCCTACCGGCGCCACCCGTTGACGGTCGACGAGTACCTGGCGGCGCCCTTCGTGGCCGAGCCCTACCGCGGCCCGGACTGCACCGTCGAGGTCGACGGCGCCTGTGCGGTGGTGGTGTCCGCTCTCGACGTGGCGCGCGACCTGGCCCACCCACCGGCGGTGGTGGCGTCGGGCACCTACCGGGGTGGCCCCCGACCGGGGCTCGACATCGGTGACCACCTGCTGTGGGACGACTACACCCGCAACTACACGTCGTACCTGGCCGACGACCTGTACGGGCGGGCCGGGGTGAGCGCCGCCGACGTGCAGTTCGCCGAGATCTACGACTGCTTCACCACCACCGTGCTGATGGGCATCGAGGGCCTGGGCCTGGCCGAGCGGGGCCAGTCGGGGGAGCTGTTCCGCTCCGGGGCCACCGGTCCCGGCGGGGTGTTCCCCGTGAACACCCACGGCGGGTTGCTCTCCGAGGGCTACCTGCACGGCATGAACACCGTCGCCGAGGCTGCGCTGCAGGTGCAGGGGCGAGGGGGGGAGCGCCAGGTCGCCCGCCACGAGGTGGCGGTCGTGACCTCGGGGGCGCTGATGGACGGATCGGCCATGATCCTCACGGCCGACCGATAG
- a CDS encoding nuclear transport factor 2 family protein, with translation MQDQELDQVLDVFRRPERRRSTVEERLTALEDKTAIREVIMAYGYLCDARRWDELLEHYTDDIERVLGGTLAERIQGKEALKEVYEAPVLPREGGEAPPAAELNTYELRHLIVGDMVRLADDGTTAWAVAAYSMVASKGEVPDFVRGQHEGAYVFEFRKVDGRWKVSHFTVFSENARNPLFASR, from the coding sequence ATGCAGGATCAGGAGCTGGACCAGGTGCTCGACGTGTTCCGGCGGCCCGAGCGACGACGCTCGACCGTCGAGGAGCGCCTGACCGCGCTCGAGGACAAGACGGCCATCCGCGAGGTCATCATGGCCTACGGCTACCTGTGCGACGCCCGGCGCTGGGACGAGCTGCTCGAGCACTACACCGACGACATCGAGCGGGTGCTCGGAGGCACTCTCGCCGAGCGGATCCAGGGCAAGGAGGCCCTCAAGGAGGTCTACGAGGCCCCCGTGCTCCCCCGCGAGGGAGGCGAGGCCCCGCCGGCGGCCGAGCTCAACACCTACGAGCTGCGCCACCTGATCGTGGGCGACATGGTCCGGCTGGCCGACGACGGCACCACGGCCTGGGCAGTCGCCGCCTACTCGATGGTGGCCTCCAAGGGCGAGGTGCCCGACTTCGTGCGCGGCCAGCACGAGGGCGCCTACGTCTTCGAGTTCCGCAAGGTCGACGGTCGCTGGAAGGTCTCGCACTTCACCGTCTTCTCCGAGAACGCCCGCAACCCGCTCTTCGCCAGCCGGTGA